One segment of Roseofilum casamattae BLCC-M143 DNA contains the following:
- a CDS encoding ATP-binding protein, which yields MDGPAQEAQERLMFGSQYSPESTSYSSQPMFRDSNLPILLAAQVLVSNIMGIVLIGWLWLEHPLPTMPDNRFATAMEFAWIGVAIATISGGAIAYWLHCHLNNLNRHLQTLGDRLAELSERSIDSDGSISNRTMEASPMEESPVGRSPSSEPLITESPIGELNLSLILEQSLSTAPDFSNALRITLEQITQLTGWSYAEAWIPTGDKSALQCSPIWHCDRQQFSSEHLDALQDFRHYTEGLILLPGEEIPGRVWQSNQPEWLGNLTQDSDIFSRGAFARDVGLEAAFGLPLPANEPLAANLIPSHSQTLGILVFFIRQSSKPDRALISLLSKYAPDFGRILHQKQIATEFKTLFAAMTDPILVFDDQGYILNIAPTTPKPLYQMSPDLIGKNLQDIFEPEQATTFIEWIWETLNTQQTLQREYKLIINDQVVWFSTTIAPISNVSGTVDSVIWIARDITERQQAMEALSKAKETAEEANQAKSTFLAKMSHELRTPLNSILGFTQVMLRHMDGSPLRLTSEQMEEHLGYLQVIHNSGDHLLELINDLLDWSKIEAGKMLVNPTQFNIYEILDTLYQMFRLKAENQGLRLVFDIDRAVPPFLEADSGKLRQILINLLGNAMKFTPQGQVTVRVYWSEGETGDREQLICEVADTGIGIAPTELEQLFEPFVQSSGDRGYQEGTGLGLPISQQMVELMGGELMVESEVGEGTTFQFVLPVKIKKISLNLNEPNVSIPKIPEHLQGLGVSFDRNSLAEEKEDLSYVAPADWKKLQQATLEADEERLLHMIEEIFPPQSSIFKCLSQWVHDFRFNRVYELISDQIAHLENKL from the coding sequence ATGGATGGGCCAGCCCAGGAAGCCCAGGAACGTCTTATGTTCGGTTCTCAGTATTCTCCTGAGTCCACTTCTTACTCTTCTCAACCCATGTTCCGAGACTCTAACCTTCCCATTCTCCTTGCCGCCCAGGTATTGGTTTCCAATATCATGGGTATCGTATTAATTGGATGGCTGTGGTTGGAGCATCCTTTACCCACGATGCCCGATAACCGCTTTGCTACTGCCATGGAGTTCGCCTGGATTGGAGTTGCGATCGCGACAATTTCCGGTGGGGCGATCGCCTACTGGTTGCATTGTCACCTGAACAATTTAAACCGGCATCTCCAAACTTTGGGCGATCGCCTGGCCGAGTTATCAGAGCGATCGATAGACTCCGATGGCAGCATCTCCAATAGGACGATGGAGGCGTCACCAATGGAGGAGTCACCAGTCGGGAGATCGCCTAGCTCCGAACCACTAATAACAGAGTCACCAATTGGCGAACTGAATCTGTCACTTATTCTCGAACAAAGCTTAAGCACGGCTCCCGACTTTTCCAATGCTCTACGGATTACTCTAGAACAAATTACGCAACTGACGGGATGGAGTTATGCCGAAGCTTGGATTCCGACCGGTGACAAAAGTGCCTTACAATGCTCCCCAATTTGGCACTGCGATCGCCAACAATTTAGCTCGGAACACCTAGATGCCTTACAAGACTTCCGTCACTACACCGAAGGACTCATTCTCCTACCCGGCGAAGAAATCCCCGGACGGGTTTGGCAGAGCAACCAACCCGAATGGCTCGGCAACCTAACTCAAGATAGCGATATTTTCTCCAGAGGAGCCTTTGCTCGAGATGTTGGTTTAGAAGCCGCCTTTGGTTTGCCCCTTCCTGCCAACGAACCCTTAGCCGCCAACCTGATCCCCAGCCATTCCCAAACCCTCGGCATTCTCGTCTTTTTTATCCGCCAGTCTTCCAAGCCAGATCGAGCCTTAATTTCTCTGCTGTCCAAATATGCTCCCGACTTTGGCAGAATCCTCCATCAAAAGCAGATTGCGACTGAATTTAAAACCCTGTTTGCAGCAATGACCGATCCTATCCTGGTCTTTGACGATCAAGGATATATCCTCAACATCGCTCCGACCACTCCCAAACCCCTATACCAAATGTCTCCTGACTTAATTGGGAAAAATCTCCAAGATATTTTTGAACCCGAACAAGCCACCACCTTTATTGAATGGATTTGGGAAACTCTCAATACGCAACAAACTTTACAGCGAGAATATAAACTCATCATTAATGACCAAGTGGTTTGGTTTTCAACCACGATTGCCCCCATTAGCAATGTTTCCGGAACTGTAGATTCAGTCATTTGGATTGCTCGCGATATTACCGAGCGGCAACAAGCCATGGAAGCTCTGTCCAAAGCGAAAGAAACTGCCGAAGAAGCCAATCAGGCTAAAAGTACATTCTTGGCGAAAATGAGCCACGAATTGCGAACGCCTTTGAATTCTATTTTGGGCTTTACTCAGGTGATGTTGCGCCATATGGATGGGAGTCCTTTACGGTTGACTTCCGAGCAAATGGAGGAGCACTTAGGCTATCTCCAGGTGATTCATAACAGCGGCGATCATTTACTGGAACTGATTAACGATCTTTTAGATTGGTCGAAAATTGAAGCCGGGAAAATGCTGGTAAATCCGACGCAGTTTAATATCTACGAGATTTTAGACACGCTCTATCAGATGTTTCGTCTCAAGGCTGAAAATCAAGGGTTGCGCTTAGTGTTTGATATCGATCGCGCTGTTCCGCCATTTTTGGAAGCTGATTCTGGGAAGTTACGCCAAATTTTGATTAACCTCTTGGGCAATGCGATGAAATTTACCCCCCAAGGTCAGGTAACGGTGCGGGTTTATTGGTCTGAGGGCGAAACCGGCGATCGGGAACAATTAATCTGTGAAGTAGCAGATACGGGGATTGGGATTGCACCCACGGAGTTGGAGCAGTTGTTTGAACCATTTGTACAAAGTTCTGGCGATCGCGGATACCAAGAAGGCACGGGGTTAGGATTGCCGATTAGTCAGCAAATGGTGGAATTGATGGGTGGAGAACTTATGGTAGAATCCGAGGTAGGAGAGGGAACTACATTTCAATTTGTCTTGCCTGTCAAAATCAAAAAAATAAGCCTGAATTTAAACGAACCTAATGTAAGTATTCCTAAGATTCCCGAGCATCTACAAGGCTTAGGTGTTTCGTTTGACCGAAACTCTCTGGCTGAGGAAAAGGAAGATTTGAGCTATGTGGCTCCGGCCGATTGGAAAAAACTGCAACAAGCTACTCTAGAAGCTGATGAGGAACGGTTACTCCATATGATTGAGGAAATTTTTCCTCCGCAAAGTTCTATTTTCAAGTGTTTAAGCCAATGGGTACATGATTTCCGGTTCAATCGCGTTTATGAACTCATTTCTGACCAGATCGCTCATCTGGAAAATAAATTATAA
- a CDS encoding two-component system response regulator: MSDHFNKIAEKRNILLVDDTPENLRLLSDLLSQQGYKVRSVMNGKTAIKAAIAKPPDLILLDINMPNMNGYEVCQELKKIPETQEIPVIFISALNEVFDKVKSFRVGGCDYIPKPFQLEEVLARVNHQLNLKAARLELRDLNAQLENRVRQRTQELELMNSQLTEEIQERKRVQQKLLDMALHDSLTGLPNRALFMERLELAIERVKADSSLQFAVLFLDCDRFKVINDSLGHLVGDQLLQAIARRLQSLVQDKMTIARLGGDEFTLLVESCSSLSQAIQLAKDILERLSHSFQLERNEVFINASIGIVLSQPHYNKPEYILRDADTAMYAAKAMGKGQYHVFNPTMHNLAVERLILENDLRRAIRNEEFLVHYQPIINLETGRISGFEALVRWRHPERGLISPAEFIPMSEETGLINEIGRWVFQQACLQLKAWHQELGDRSLKVSINLSVRQFSQANLLENVTDTIQSYQLSPECLTMEITESALIENPARARSLLHSIRQENIQISLDDFGTGYSSLSYLHTLPIDILKIDRSFISDVTEEGTRPSLIQPIIQIGQILGMKVLAEGIETPGQLQILRQLNCNFGQGFFFAKALSPPEATVLLQANPQW, from the coding sequence ATGAGCGACCATTTCAATAAGATAGCTGAAAAACGAAATATTTTATTGGTTGATGATACTCCAGAAAACTTGCGGTTGCTATCCGATCTCTTGAGTCAGCAAGGGTATAAAGTGCGCAGCGTGATGAATGGAAAGACAGCAATCAAAGCCGCGATCGCCAAACCTCCAGACCTTATTTTACTCGATATTAATATGCCGAATATGAATGGCTACGAGGTCTGTCAAGAGCTAAAAAAAATACCTGAAACTCAAGAGATTCCAGTGATTTTTATTAGCGCGCTAAATGAAGTCTTTGACAAAGTAAAATCATTTCGCGTCGGTGGATGCGACTATATCCCCAAACCCTTCCAATTAGAAGAAGTCTTAGCCCGAGTTAACCATCAACTGAATTTAAAAGCAGCTCGGCTGGAGTTACGAGACTTAAATGCTCAATTAGAAAACCGAGTGCGCCAGCGCACCCAAGAGCTAGAACTGATGAATAGTCAGTTAACTGAAGAAATTCAAGAACGGAAGCGAGTACAACAAAAATTGCTGGATATGGCGCTGCACGACTCGCTAACGGGATTGCCCAACCGTGCCTTGTTTATGGAACGGTTAGAATTAGCAATCGAGCGAGTAAAAGCCGATTCTAGTTTGCAATTTGCCGTTTTATTTCTCGATTGCGATCGCTTTAAAGTGATTAACGACTCTCTGGGGCATCTCGTCGGCGACCAACTGTTACAGGCGATCGCCCGACGGCTACAATCCTTAGTACAAGACAAGATGACCATCGCTCGTCTCGGCGGCGATGAATTTACCCTCCTGGTCGAATCTTGTTCGTCCCTGTCCCAAGCGATCCAACTAGCCAAAGATATCTTAGAACGTCTTTCCCATTCCTTTCAACTGGAGAGAAACGAAGTCTTTATCAATGCCAGCATCGGAATTGTCCTCAGTCAGCCCCACTACAACAAACCCGAATATATCTTACGAGATGCAGACACCGCCATGTATGCTGCCAAAGCCATGGGTAAAGGTCAGTACCACGTGTTTAATCCGACTATGCATAATCTGGCAGTGGAACGGCTGATTCTGGAAAATGACCTGAGACGAGCCATACGCAATGAAGAGTTTTTAGTCCATTATCAACCGATTATTAACTTAGAAACCGGTCGTATTAGCGGGTTTGAAGCCTTAGTCCGATGGCGGCATCCGGAACGAGGATTAATCAGTCCGGCAGAATTTATCCCCATGAGTGAAGAAACCGGCCTGATTAACGAAATCGGCCGCTGGGTCTTTCAACAAGCTTGCCTACAGCTTAAGGCATGGCATCAAGAGCTGGGCGATCGGTCGTTGAAAGTTAGTATTAATCTATCAGTACGACAATTCTCGCAAGCGAACTTGCTCGAAAATGTGACCGACACGATTCAATCCTATCAGTTATCCCCCGAATGCTTAACCATGGAAATTACAGAAAGTGCCCTGATCGAAAATCCAGCGCGAGCGAGATCCCTGCTCCACTCGATTCGCCAGGAAAATATCCAGATTTCCTTGGATGATTTCGGTACGGGATATTCATCTCTATCGTATCTGCATACCTTGCCTATTGATATCTTAAAAATCGATCGCTCATTTATTTCCGATGTGACCGAAGAAGGAACTCGTCCTAGCCTGATTCAACCCATTATCCAAATCGGTCAAATTTTGGGCATGAAAGTGCTCGCCGAAGGTATTGAAACTCCGGGACAATTACAAATCCTGCGACAACTCAATTGTAACTTCGGACAAGGGTTTTTCTTTGCCAAAGCATTAAGTCCGCCAGAGGCGACCGTTCTCTTGCAAGCGAATCCCCAATGGTAA